A region from the Aquila chrysaetos chrysaetos chromosome 15, bAquChr1.4, whole genome shotgun sequence genome encodes:
- the LOC115351056 gene encoding keratin, type II cytoskeletal 6A-like, producing MPKAVEPEKTVHTSLCIHPSAAQLHWSFCSPQLCLEETAMSRQSICRSFGGGSKRGYSSCSAIGGGFGGSGGRTRISYSSFSTSRGIGGSGRCGGFSSRSLHNMGGSGRISMGGSYGGGYGCRIGGFGGGYGGGFGSIGGGVIGGGIGSFGGPVRGGPGFPGGIQPVQVDPTLLRPVHVDIDPQIQQVKCQEKEQIKTLNNQFASFIDKVRFLEQQNKVLSTKWELLQQQGPSGPRKNLDVIFENYIQNLRRRLESLLGQRGQLESELQNMRQYVEEYKTKYEEEINRRTAAENEFVVLKKDVDCAYMTKVELEAKVGALTDEINFLRCMYEEELAQMQTISRDLSVVVSMDNNRHLDLDSIIEEVRRQYEQIAQNSRAEAEAWYQSRYEELQNTAGRHGDSLRNTKIEIQELTRNVQRLRAEIENVKKQNHQLQSAIAEAEERGEMALKDARRKLEELECALSKDKEELARLLKEYQELLNIKIALDVEIAMYRKLLEGEENRLCGDNLSNVNVSVVGRTTIAGGRAGGFGASSGMGGGVCAVGGGSIIGGSCGMGGGILSGGFSSGSGRMCSSGGGNFISGGGSSSVRRCVTTTTVKSSGVKY from the exons ATGCCTAAAGCTGTGGAACCAGAGAAGACTGTGCACACTTCTCTCTGCATTCAtccctcagcagcacagctccatTGGTCTTTCTGCTCTCCTCAACTCTGCTTGGAAGAAACAGCCATGTCTCGGCAGTCAATCTGTAGAAGCTTTGGAGGCGGAAGCAAAAGGGGATACAGCTCTTGTTCTGCCATCGGTGGTGGCTTTGGAGGAAGTGGGGGCAGAACCAGGATCAGCTATAGCTCGTTCTCCACATCCAGGGGAATTGGAGGCAGCGGACGTTGTGGAGGTTTTAGCAGCAGGAGCCTCCATAACATGGGTGGCAGCGGAAGAATTTCCATGGGTGGCTCTTATGGCGGTGGATACGGATGTAGAATTGGTGGCTTTGGTGGAGGCTATGGAGGAGGATTTGGCAGCATTGGAGGAGGTGTCATTGGTGGAGGAATAGGCAGCTTTGGTGGTCCTGTGAGAGGTGGTCCTGGGTTCCCTGGAGGCATCCAACCGGTCCAGGTTGACCCAACCCTCCTGCGGCCGGTCCATGTTGATATTGATCCTCAGATCCAACAAGTGAAGTGCCAGGAGAAGGAACAGATCAAGACTCTTAACAATCAGTTTGCCTCTTTCATTGACAAG GTCCGCTTCCTGGAGCAACAGAACAAGGTCCTGTCCACCAAGTGGGAGCTCCTCCAACAGCAAGGGCCTTCAGGGCCAAGGAAGAACCTCGATGTCATCTTTGAAAATTACATCCAGAACCTGAGGAGGAGGTTGGAGTCTCtcctggggcagaggggacagcTGGAGTCGGAGCTGCAGAACATGCGGCAATACGTGGAGGAGTACAAAACCAA GTACGAAGAAGAAATCAACAGGCGCACCGCTGCTGAGAACGAGTTTGTGGTGCTCAAGAAG GATGTGGACTGTGCCTACATGACTAAAGTAGAGCTGGAAGCCAAGGTGGGAGCTCTGACTGATGAAATCAACTTCTTGAGGTGTATGTATGAGGAG GAACTGGCTCAGATGCAGACAATCAGCCGGGACCTGTCTGTGGTGGTGTCCATGGACAACAATCGGCACCTGGATCTGGACAGCATCATTGAGGAGGTCAGGCGTCAGTACGAGCAGATTGCTCAgaacagcagagctgaagctgAGGCTTGGTACCAGAGCCGG TATGAAGAGCTGCAGAACACTGCTGGAAGACATGGGGACAGCCTCCGCAACACCAAGATAGAGATCCAAGAGTTGACCAGGAATGTCCAGAGGTTGCGGGCTGAGATTGAGAACGTGAAGAAGCAG aaccATCAGCTGCAGTCAGCTATTGCCGAGGCCGAGGAGCGGGGTGAGATGGCCCTCAAGGATGCTAGGAGGAAACTGGAAGAGCTGGAATGTGCCCTGAGCAAAGACAAGGAGGAGCTGGCTCGCTTGCTGAAGGAGTACCAGGAGCTGCTGAACATCAAGATTGCGCTGGACGTTGAGATTGCCATGTACAGGAAactgctggagggagaggagaacaG GCTCTGTGGAGACAACTTGTCCAACGTAAATGTCT CTGTGGTAGGCAGAACCACCAttgctggaggcagagctggtggcTTTGGAGCCAGCAGTGGTATGGGAGGGGGAGTATGTGCGGTCGGAGGAGGAAGCATCATCGGAGGCAGCTGTGGAATGGGAGGAGGAATACTCAGCGGTGGCTTCTCTTCTGGAAGTGGAAGAATGTGCAGCTCTGGAGGTGGCAACTTCATCTCAGGGGGTGGATCCTCCTCTGTGCGGAGATGTGTCACAACCACAACGGTTAAATCTTCAGGTGTAAAATACTGA